The following proteins are encoded in a genomic region of Magnolia sinica isolate HGM2019 chromosome 1, MsV1, whole genome shotgun sequence:
- the LOC131219180 gene encoding 3-hydroxy-3-methylglutaryl-coenzyme A reductase 1-like: protein MAPIKRDPEPTASIRRRFSTAPPRDGPPSPTPQATDALLLPLRVTNKFFLPLFFVAAYFLMRRWREKIRTSTPLHLLTLSEMAAIVALLASFIYLLGFFGIDFVQSLIFRPAEDDVADFIQSPQPPQNPIPAVHSPPFPADDADLVSAVVSGSMPSYSLESKLGDCKRAVAIRRAALQMKTRRSLDGLGLDGFDYESILGQCCEMPIGYVRLPVGIAGPLLLDGREYTVPMATTEGCLVASTNRGCKAIYVSGGATSVLMRDGMTRAPVARFGTVKRAAALKFFLEDPINFDTLAVVFNRSSRFARLQGIQCSLAGKNVYMRFTCSTGDAMGMNMVSKGVQNVMDFLHTDFPDMDIISISGNFCSDKKPAAVNWIEGRGKSVVCEAIIKEEVLRTVLKTNVPALVELNMLKNLAGSAMAGALGGFNAHASNIVSAIFIATGQDPAQNVESSHCITMMEAINNGKDLHVSVTMPSIEVGTVGGGTQLASQSACLNLLGVKGASMESPGANARLLATIIAGSVLAGELSLMSALAAGQLVQSHMKYNRSSKDVSKATS from the exons ATGGCCCCCATCAAGAGAGATCCCGAGCCAACGGCCAGCATCCGCCGTAGATTCTCCACGGCCCCACCCCGAGATGGCCCACCCTCACCGACGCCACAAGCCACCGACGCTCTCCTCCTCCCCCTCCGCGTCACCAACAAgttcttcctccctctcttcttcGTCGCCGCCTACTTTCTCATGCGTCGCTGGCGCGAGAAGATCCGCACTTCCACTCCTCTCCATCTCCTCACCCTCAGCGAAATGGCCGCTATAGTCGCTCTCCTCGCCTCCTTCATATACCTCCTCGGTTTCTTCGGTATCGATTTCGTCCAATCCCTCATCTTCCGTCCCGCCGAAGACGATGTGGCTGATTTCATCCAATCCCCACAACCACCCCAAAACCccatcccagccgtccattccCCTCCATTCCCCGCCGATGACGCCGACCTCGTCAGTGCCGTCGTTTCGGGCTCCATGCCTTCTTATTCGCTCGAGTCGAAGCTTGGAGACTGCAAGCGCGCTGTGGCCATCCGGCGCGCCGCGCTCCAGATGAAGACCAGGCGGTCGTTGGATGGGCTCGGGCTGGATGGTTTTGACTACGAGTCGATCCTCGGGCAGTGCTGCGAGATGCCCATTGGGTACGTGCGGCTGCCGGTGGGGATTGCAGGCCCGCTGCTGCTTGATGGGAGGGAGTACACTGTGCCGATGGCGACGACGGAGGGGTGCCTTGTCGCGAGCACGAATAGGGGGTGTAAGGCGATATATGTGTCGGGAGGGGCGACGAGTGTGTTGATGAGGGATGGGATGACAAGGGCCCCGGTGGCAAGGTTCGGGACGGTGAAGAGGGCAGCTGCATTGAAGTTCTTCCTGGAGGATCCGATCAATTTTGATACGTTGGCTGTGGTTTTCAACAG GTCAAGCAGATTTGCTAGGCTTCAAGGGATTCAATGCTCGTTGGCGGGGAAGAATGTCTACATGAGATTCACCTGCAGCACCGGAGATGCGATGGGGATGAACATGGTATCCAAAGGCGTGCAGAACGTCATGGATTTCCTCCACACCGATTTTCCTGACATGGATATAATCAGCATCTCGG GCAATTTTTGTTCAGACAAGAAGCCAGCTGCAGTGAATTGGATCGAAGGGCGTGGTAAATCGGTTGTTTGCGAGGCGATCATCAAGGAGGAGGTGTTAAGGACGGTTCTGAAGACCAATGTACCTGCATTGGTGGAGCTAAACATGCTCAAGAACCTTGCTGGGTCAGCCATGGCTGGAGCCTTGGGAGGCTTCAATGCTCATGCCAGCAACATTGTCTCTGCAATCTTCATCGCCACCGGCCAAGATCCCGCTCAGAATGTGGAGAGCTCTCACTGCATCACCATGATGGAAGCCATTAATAATGGGAAAGATCTCCATGTATCTGTTACCATGCCTTCCATTGAG GTTGGTACAGTTGGTGGTGGGACCCAACTAGCATCCCAATCAGCTTGTCTGAATCTACTTGGTGTGAAGGGTGCAAGCATGGAGTCTCCAGGAGCAAATGCCAGGCTCTTGGCTACCATCATTGCTGGTTCAGTTCTGGCGGGAGAGCTCTCCCTCATGTCTGCTCTTGCAGCAGGCCAGCTTGTCCAGAGCCACATGAAATACAACAGATCAAGCAAAGATGTATCCAAAGCTACTTCCTGA